One window of Atribacter laminatus genomic DNA carries:
- a CDS encoding sugar ABC transporter substrate-binding protein, producing MKKLFLLGILSLFLCVLVGNVALGEEEKISIAYIGASTDLPFWITLRNEARNQANELGVEFIDLTPPSMDAQAQKNSFDNAIQMGVSGIIVGAADSRAFDDSLDKASEVGIPVVAVDTGIDHPHIASLVQTDNLSSAKIAGQYILDHMTRPGKVLIIGGVLGHQTGDARKNGVTEVLEAAGVEVIFRAADWLPEKAYEVAQNELAANPDLTAVFAAWDPGAMSAKSVVAERGLTGKIIIVGFDGDPANLKAIKEGEILATIKQDNVKMGRDSISLLVDIINGKEVPKYIPIDGFIIDQSNVDEFLQ from the coding sequence ATGAAAAAGCTTTTTTTACTTGGAATATTGAGTCTTTTTCTTTGTGTTTTAGTCGGAAATGTGGCATTGGGTGAAGAAGAGAAAATTTCTATAGCCTATATAGGAGCCTCTACAGACCTGCCTTTTTGGATTACTTTAAGAAATGAAGCCCGCAATCAAGCTAATGAACTTGGTGTAGAGTTTATCGATCTCACTCCTCCCAGCATGGATGCTCAAGCTCAAAAGAACTCCTTCGATAATGCTATTCAAATGGGAGTTAGCGGAATTATTGTAGGCGCAGCTGACAGCAGGGCATTCGACGATTCACTGGACAAAGCAAGTGAAGTTGGAATTCCGGTAGTCGCCGTCGATACCGGCATCGACCATCCTCATATTGCCTCCCTGGTGCAAACTGATAACCTTTCCTCGGCCAAAATTGCCGGTCAATATATCCTCGACCACATGACTCGACCTGGAAAAGTATTAATCATTGGTGGTGTTTTAGGACACCAAACTGGCGATGCTCGTAAAAATGGCGTAACCGAAGTTCTTGAAGCTGCTGGGGTTGAAGTGATTTTCCGGGCTGCCGATTGGCTTCCAGAGAAAGCCTATGAAGTTGCCCAAAACGAGTTAGCCGCCAATCCAGACCTAACAGCAGTTTTCGCTGCCTGGGATCCAGGAGCTATGTCAGCGAAATCCGTGGTAGCCGAAAGAGGACTGACGGGAAAGATTATTATTGTTGGATTCGATGGCGATCCAGCTAACTTAAAAGCAATTAAAGAAGGTGAAATCCTGGCTACCATCAAACAAGATAACGTGAAAATGGGTCGTGATTCAATCTCGCTCTTGGTTGACATCATTAATGGGAAAGAAGTGCCAAAATATATTCCGATTGATGGTTTTATCATCGATCAAAGCAATGTGGATGAATTTCTTCAATAA